The following DNA comes from Rhinolophus sinicus isolate RSC01 linkage group LG06, ASM3656204v1, whole genome shotgun sequence.
AAGCCAGGTTTGGTCTGtaggctatagtttgctgacccctggctgGACATTGAGTTTGTTTATGGATGAATGCAGTTACCTGTTTCCCAATTGGAAAGGTCCCAAAGGCTGTGCAGTGAAAAGCCTCGTCCCCTTCCTTTCCCCGGCAAAGacaaaagtgatgtgtgacagtGAGCTTTGCTGACACGATCAGACCTACAGAGAAGTACACAGGTCTTAAGTGGCCAGACAGCTGCACGAATTTCCCAAATGGAACCCCCGTCTGCACTCAGCATGACCAGCAAGGCCCCCTCCAGCCTCCAACCAGTTGCCCCCCAGTCCTCTCCCTCGGTCGCTAACATTTTGGCATCCAGATGGTTGTCATTCACCCTGTGCCAACTGCTTTTCTGAACAGGCTTGAAACAGTTCAAGGATATACAGTGTAGTCTTCAGTACTCAgctgttttttgggtttttggtgtgtgtttttttggtacAATGCTGCGTTTATTTCCATGTTAATGGCTCTCTGGCTGTGCAGTCAGCAACAGTGACACCGGtgctgggttttattttactgtgttaGTGATAACTTAGCCTTTGGATTTCCTTTGGAAGTCACATGTGGGTTTCCTTTTTGAGGTAGCACTGAAGTGTCATGGGCCCAAACAGCCACTCCAGAAAGAATCTGCTCTTCTGATGGTAGCATTTGACAGACTTGGACCGAGGGTATATCGCTGGTTAAGTGGTTGGGAAGTGAAAACAAGAAttcactggggtgggggggaggaattttaaaaaagcaaaaacaataaaaaagaataaaataaacaaaaaaacagttcacTGGGGGGAGATGAGATGCCTGATGAACTGCAAGTGTCTCCATGACCATTAGCTCATGAGCCCTCTGGTACCTCTTTCCATCTTTTGCCTCTGCTTTTATTCAGTTTATAACTGCCCACTCTGTGCCGTGTCCATTAATTCACTGTACATGAATTGGCAACGCAGTTGTCACTTTCCAACAAGGTACAAGCCACTCCAACAAAGTGGCCCCAAAGAGTAGTACAGACATATCCTATCGTGTGACTTAATTTTCTAGTAATCTTCCTCTCTGGAACATCTCTAAGACGGGAAGGTGGTCTTGTCCCATAGCCTGTGTTGCTAACACGAGAAGTTCATTTTTGCTGACTCACGGTCTACCTCCtcatgtaattaaaaacaattttttttactagtgtcaggtgtacaaagcaagataatagacatttatactcctcacaaagtgataatcatgtaattttttaaaatctcttaaatcGCACTGCAGATTTTAGGTCTTTGGGGTCTTATGTAGTTCTGTTTGTTTCATTCTGTGCTGTTTTTCCCTTGCAACTTTTGTGTCTCtttgttcccttttatttttcttatcattgtCATTGATGTTTTTCTCCTCGGACCTCgcccttccctctgtctctccaaGTTGGGCTGCTGCCCCGATCTTGCTCACAGAATGTTCCCAAGGTCCAGAAGCCACACACGGACCAGGTGTGGGTGTGCGAAGGCTCACAAGTGACTGCAGTTAATATTGCCAGATTCCTTCCTATAAATATTGATCAATTAGCACAATCACCAGCAAATAAGAGAATGGCTCTTTCTGTATACCTTGGCCAAAACTGTTACCAAAATTTCCAATCTTTTACAATCAGAGGTAAAAAGTGGTGTCTCtgtgtagttttaatttaatttctcttgtaaggttgagcatctttttgtatttAACTGCTGTTTGAcatccttatctgtgaaatgccTGTCatgtccttttcctgtttttctataGAGCTGTTTTGCATAatgatttgtaagagttcttcacATACTAGGGAAAAGTTGCTCTGTATGATAGGacttgaagttttttttttttaagtttgtcttTTGATTTAACTCATGGTGGTTTCTATCGatcaagcaattttatttttcaattttattggggaataatgtgtttttccaggacccacccatcatctccaagtagagttgttttcaatctaggtgtggagggcacagctcactggcccacgtgggaatcaaaccagcgacctgggtgttatgagcactgtgctctaaccaactgaaccaaccgGCCGCCCGTTATTAATCTTTCTGACAGCTTCTGAGTTTGAAGTGTTTCTAAGCAAGAACTTTTCCAtccctaatatttaaaaattctccctgattttcttcatgtacttttgtgattacatttaaaaatcacatttaaactTTGATCcatctgctgtgtgtgtgtgtgtgtgtgtgtgtgtgtgtgtgtatatatatgcaaggTGTGAGGTCTAAATCCAAGTATATTTTTGTGTCAAGTAGCTTCCCAGTtgtcccaacactatttattgaataattcgTCATTTTCCCACTGACTTGAAATGCTActctattataataataaatttctttatgtttctggattaaaaaacaaaacaaaaaacttctgctTTGTTCATTTGATCTCTAATTGTCCATGTATTAGTGCCACACACTTTAAATTATTATACCTATAAAGCTACAAATGCTTTACAGTtccctcttgctgcttttcactTCCAAAATTTTCTgtgtattcatatttttccatctgaacattaaattatacttttaaaaatataaaattggtcTCTTAAAGTTTTATTGGATCAAGTTAAATTTCTAGGGAGAATAGACATCTTGTGATATCGGGCTTCCTATCCAAGAGtatagcttgtcttttcacttcttcAGGCCTTTTAGTATGTTCTTCAGTAATTTATAAAGGTTTTGTTGTGTAAATGTtgaatgtttcttaaatttctagatattttgatcttttaaaattgctattaaaaatgggttgttttcttctgtattttctaatcGGTATGTGTGACTGCTATTGCTttaatactttatattaattttctttatattaatttatttacataaatttattatataaatttatattaatttcatactCAGTCATCTTATGAAATTCTACTGTTTGTAGTAGTGTTTTAGTgattctttagtgttttctatttatacaattatatgtgtatatgtcatctgcaaatagtgataattttatctcctttccattttatgtatCTGTAATATATTTCTGCTGTCTAATTGGTTCAGCTAGTATCCCCTGAACAATGTTAGACAGCAGAGAACATGGTCATCCTTGTCATGTTTCCAATTTTAATTGAATACTTCTAGCATTGCCTCATTATCGTGATGCTGTTTGGAAGTTAGGGAAATATTCAGCTGTTCATATTTTAttgagagttgttttttttttaatagtttgatttacttttattttttgtttttttaattaaagtttattggggtgacaattgttagtaaagttacatagatttcgagaggttttttttaaaatcaagaatagaTGTTGAATTGTCTCTTTTATCTGTTAATATGGTGAGTTATTATTAAGAGTTTCATtaagggccggcccagtggctcaggcagttggagttacgtgctcctaactccgaaggctgccggttcgattcccacatgggccagtgggctctcaaccacaaggttgctggttcaactcctccagtcctgcaagggatggcgagctccgccccctgcaactaagattgaacacggcaccttgagctgagctgccgctgagttggttggagcgtgtcctctcgaccacaaggttgccggttcgaaaGTAATGGAGGGAGCGGGCATGAGAAGCAAGGGGACTTGCAAATGCATGTCTGGTCCTGCCAGTGGAGGACCAGACTCTAAGAGGAATGAAGAGGGCAGTGCAGCCTCGAGGGGTGTGATGAATAGTGACGAAGTACTAGTAGGGTCGGTGGGTCTGGAGCTCCTGGAGAGGCCAGAGGATCATTCAAGTGGGTAGACAGGGTGAGTGATGGGAATTGTAGAAGGTGGCGAGGCTTGAAGCTGCGAGTGTAGAGGAGGCAGTTCTTGCCGAGGACGGGGGAGGGTGACACAGGTGAGGCAGAGGCAAAAATGGATGGAATTGAGGTCAGAGAAGGGAGTGTTAAGGATGTCCCAAGGCTCATCGGCAGGGGTGTCGCCATCCATAGGGGGTGACAGTGATCAGGAACTGAGAAGCATGAAGAGGACAGCAGGGACAGCAACAGGAGGGGCATAGTTTGATGGTATGGTCTTTAAAGAAGCTGGGGTCTTGAAGGGAGGAGGGGTAGAACCTATCCAGTTAGGGGCCAGGCCCTGAGGCGCCTGGGTTTGAAAGGAAGACCCACCTCCTTAAGACAAAAGGGAAAGGACCCTTCAGAGAAGATCAATCATATTCTAGAAGTAAGAGTGAAAGGGTTTGGCAAATCTGGGAAGGAGGTAAAGGtgaacaagtatttattgtgGCTCTGGTACCAGGCAATATGCCCAATAGGGAGGATGCCCCTGGGAACGAGCAGACAGGTCCCTGGAAACCAGCAGACAGGTCCCTGCCAAGTGCCCTGTGCCTTCCTTTGGATCTGGGCATgttctgagggcagggactgtggctCCATGGGCCCTCTTCATACTGTACCAGGGCGAAGGGCACATATGGGGTACTCAGAAAATGCCTGCTGCATTTTGATCGGCCCTCCCGCCCCCTTCCACCACCACCAATTTACTGTGATCAAGCACCATTGCAGCCCTTAAATCGCACTGAACCATCAATGCAACCCTTGAGTAGCGGCTTAGCCACTTTTGGGAAAGGGGCAAGTGtgtgtgaagccatctggaccaTGTCTCAAGCTGGGTGCTGCGCCTCCCCCCCTCGTCATCATCTTATTTGCTCTGTCCTGCGCCCTTGCCCTCCCAGACACCATCAGGAAGATGAAGAATGACTTCCGGAAGATGGAGGACGAGATGGACCGACTGGCCACGAACATGGCGGTGATCACGGACTTCAGCGCGCGCATCAGCGCCACGCTGCAGGACCGCCACGAGCGCATCACCAAACTAGCAGGTGGGCCCCGCCCCAGAGCGGCTGCCAACGTGGGCCGCCCTTGGGCTTCGGAGCTAACACAACCTGCCCTCTTCCCCCAGGGGTCCACGCGCTGCTGCGGAAGCTGCAGTTCCTGTTCGAGCTGCCCTCGCGTCTCACCAAGTGTGTGGAGCTGGGCGCCTATGGGCAGGCGGTGCGGTACCAGGGCCGCGCGCGGGCAGTGCTGCAGCAGTACCAGCACCTGCCCTCGTTCCGTGCCATCCAGGACGACTGCCAGGTCATCACGGCTCGCCTGGCCCAGCAGCTGCGGCAGCAATTCAGGTGTGGCCCCTTGACCCATTCCCACTCTGCTGGGCTCCTGCGCCTGCCCAGCTCTTTCTGGTCTCCCGCATCCCCACCCCGAATTCTGTCTTCCTGTCCTTCCCCGCCATTTTCCTCCCGGCAGGGAGGGCGGCTCCGGTGCCCCCGAGCAGGCAGAGTGTGTGGAGCTGCTGCTGGCCCTGGGCGAGCCAGCGGAGGAGCTGTGCGAGGAGTTCCTGGCGCATGCCCGCGGCCGgctggagcaggagctgagaagCCTGGAGGCTGAGCTGGGGCCCTCCCCTCCGGCCCCCGACGTGCTGGAATTCACCGACCACGGAGGCAACGGCTTTGTCGGTGGCCTCTGCCAGGTGGCGGCGGCCTACCAGGAGCTGTTTGCAGCCCAGGGTCCAGCGGGTGCTGAGAAGCTGGCAGCCTTCGCCCGGGAGCTGGGCAGCCGCTACTTTGCGCTAGTGGAGAGGCGGCTGGCGCAGGAGCAGGGTGGCAGTGACAACTCCCTACTGGTGCGGGCGCTGGACCGCTTCCACCGGCGCCTGCGGGCACCGGGGGCCCTGCTGGCCGCTGCTGGGCTGGCCGAGGCTGCCACGGAAATCGTAGAGCGAGTAGCCCGTGAGCGCCTGGGCCACCACCTGCAGAGCCTGCGGGCAGCCTTCCTGGGCTGCCTGACGGACGTGCGGCAGGCACTGGCCGCACCTCGCCTGGCCGGGAAGGAAGGCCCCGGCCTGGCCGAGTTGCTGGCCAATGTGGCCAGCTCCATCCTGAGCCACATCAAGGCTTCACTGGCTTCTGTGCACCTCTTCACCGCCAAGGAGGTGTCTTTCTCCAACAAGCCCTACTTCCGGGTATGGCCTGCCCCTGggtgttcttttctttctgggcATTCTTTTATTCATCCTGCAGGTTGGCAGCTACCAGGGCACACAGTAAATGCCCCTAGGCACTCTGGATGTGGTTTCAGGCTGTCATGAGGAAGGCTGGCACAGcctggaggggtggggaaggctcTGAGGGCATCTGCAAGCAGGGTCCCAGCGCTGGCTCTGCCCACACCCTTCTCTAAGCAGGTAGCTGCTCTGGGGTACTGGATCGAAGGAACAGGCTGTCCCTTGGGGAGGGGCCAGTGCATTTAAGGTCCCAGCAGACGGCCACTAGCAGCCacttcctggaagaggggacGGGCTGTATATCTAGGCCTCTCCTCACAGGGTGAGTTCTGCAGCCAGGGTGTCCGTGAAGGCCTCATCGTGGGCTTCATCCGCTCCATGTGCCAGACTGCTCAGAGCTACTGTGACAGCCCTGGGGAGAAGGGGGGTGCCAcgccccctgccctcctcctgctcctgtcCCGCCTCTGCCTGGACTACGAGACAGCCACCATCTCCTACATCCTCACCCTCACTGATGAACAGTTTCTGGTGCAGGTGAACTGCCAGCTCATAACGAGAGGGGATGGTGGTGCTAGGAACGCAGGAAGCTGGGCAGTGCCCTCATGGTTAGACCCAGGCCAGCTGCCTGTGCCCAACCCAACCTCTCCCTTGCCCAGCCTGTGCTCAGCTCCTGGTTGGCAGTGCCCCCAGTACCTACTGCCTCTCTGCCCTATGCATCCCTGGCTCAGGACCAGTCTCCAGTGACGCCTGTAAGCACACTGTGTGCGGAGGCCAGAGAGACGGCACGGCGGCTGCTGACCCACTACGTGAAGGTGCAGGGCCTGGTCATATCACAGATGCTGCGCAAGAGTGTGGAGACACGGGACTGGCTCAGTACCCTGGAACCCCGGAACGTGCGTGCTGTCATGAAGCGGGTGGTGGAGGACACAACGGCTATTGACGTGCAGGTGCTGCCCCGAGCTGGCCAGGGAAGCCGTGGTGCAggctgggggtgctggggggACAGCCCTCTAAGGATAAGGACAGCAGGGGCCAGGCAGTGCGTGCATCCATggcctctttcctcctctgtcctgGATGATGGCATCATCGCCCCATTTCAcccatgaggaagctgaggcccagactTACCCAGAAAATCAGGGCCTCCGTGCCAACTCTTATGTCCCACCTTTGTCCCATtccactaccatgtttccccgaaagtaagacctaaccggaaataagccctagtatgatgttttcagaatgacatcccctgaatataagtcctaatatgtcttttggagcaaaaattaatataagacccagtctcattttcggggaaacacagtagttctgtAAATAGTGACTGAGTACCATCTAGGTACCAGACCCTGACTACCCTGTGATTCTTGTAACAAATGTGATTCTTGTAGCAAATGACTGTATAACTTAGGGCATCCTTGGCCCTTGCCCAGGGCACCGGTTGGGCTAGACGTCCCCGTGCTCTGGCCTCCTGGCAGTGCCTCCTTCCACCACCAGGTGGGGCTCCTGTACGAAGAGGGTGTTCGCAAGGCTCAGAGCAGTGACT
Coding sequences within:
- the VPS51 gene encoding vacuolar protein sorting-associated protein 51 homolog, giving the protein MAAAATGPGPGSGPGDSPEGPEAEAPERRRKAHGMLKLYYGLSEGEAPGQDPLDPTDLNGAHFDPEMYLDKLRRECPLAQLMDSETDMVRQIRALDSDMQTLVYENYNKFISATDTIRKMKNDFRKMEDEMDRLATNMAVITDFSARISATLQDRHERITKLAGVHALLRKLQFLFELPSRLTKCVELGAYGQAVRYQGRARAVLQQYQHLPSFRAIQDDCQVITARLAQQLRQQFREGGSGAPEQAECVELLLALGEPAEELCEEFLAHARGRLEQELRSLEAELGPSPPAPDVLEFTDHGGNGFVGGLCQVAAAYQELFAAQGPAGAEKLAAFARELGSRYFALVERRLAQEQGGSDNSLLVRALDRFHRRLRAPGALLAAAGLAEAATEIVERVARERLGHHLQSLRAAFLGCLTDVRQALAAPRLAGKEGPGLAELLANVASSILSHIKASLASVHLFTAKEVSFSNKPYFRGEFCSQGVREGLIVGFIRSMCQTAQSYCDSPGEKGGATPPALLLLLSRLCLDYETATISYILTLTDEQFLVQDQSPVTPVSTLCAEARETARRLLTHYVKVQGLVISQMLRKSVETRDWLSTLEPRNVRAVMKRVVEDTTAIDVQVGLLYEEGVRKAQSSDSSKRTFSVYSSSRQQGRYAPSYTPSAPMDTNLLSNIQKLFSERIDVFSPVEFNKVSVLTGIIKISLKTLLECVRLRTFGRFGLQQVQVDCHFLQLYLWRFVADEELVHLLLDEVVASAALRCPDPVPMEPSVVEVICERG